Genomic DNA from Nicotiana tabacum cultivar K326 chromosome 21, ASM71507v2, whole genome shotgun sequence:
ttattatgagtattggagtatatttttattggtttgtacattatttgactagttttggagcgacgagcatcggtttgaggtgttagagtagcgttggagtcggttatggaacttcagatcgaggtaagtctcatgtctaactttgtgagggggaaactatccCCTAGGTAatataattgttatgtgctattactagtgggtgctacgtacgcacgaggtgacgagattccgtacgtagctaaagaatatttatgtccgggtagacttaggattttACCATGTAATATTTGAAATAATTGAACTCATCCTGTTTGCTTAattaactgaaattataattgaaattgattaattaattgaaattataattgaacttgatttagaaatatatacatatatattaggccgagccttattaccttgagttgttggcaagttatttgagaaacggtaaaggttatactCACCTTGTATTCATATATTGTATCGTAAGCTTGTGTCTCATAATTCGataattcctttcctttcttgtggagcgggtcgttcgcctcggcagtataatagatgcatttatggttcgtgccgctagaccctcagcagtgtacacgttatgatgggatcgggccgatcgcctctgTAGTATCAAATTCTTTCTAAGATCTGACTGTACGACTTCGACATAATCGTacgttatatcgctagcagtccgAATATTTGCGAGATTTTTTCTTCCACCgatgccttgcattttatatgcaAATTCTTACCCGTTTGttattggcacttgatatttctgagttgttgagatagaatacgagattgagaaattgatatcgttaaaagaaattttggaagattgtgTTAGTTATAGATTTACCTCACTACTATTGTTGTACTCTTATTTGTTTATGATTTACCATATTGCcttattggactactagtaagtgtcgatgtcgacccctcgtcactacttatctggggttaggctagatatttactgggtacgcgttgatttacgtacgcATGCTGCatttctgcactaaatgtgcaggatctaacGAGTTCATTTGGTGACCATCTTGGCACGTAGGCGcagctgttgaggagactttatgtgagttgCATTtaaggctacgcatcgcagtccacggagtctccatcgtactatttattttatcctgtctcaTTTACATTCTACAtatatgttgtattattattattatactccttagtaaatgctcatgcacttgtgacaccggattttgggatatactagttgatgcttacggTTTTGTATATTATCATCGTCTTTCATTTCACTTATAAACTACAAATTTTGTACGTTCTAGTGAATTTAAAGGTGTAAATTTTCCttattaaaatttatgatttcgaaagtaataaaatgagtaattaaattggtcaatcaccgttggcttgcctaacggcggcgttaggcgccatcacgacctatagtggattttgggtcgtaacatatTTCTCTGAGAAATAATTgcttattgctaatacaattatatttatcTCACTAAGAAGTAGTCAATTAATAGCACTCCGTGAGGTTATGTGATTAATTGAGTTAAAACTAGTAACGATTAaaccaaaatatttttcttgcttaAATTGTGCTAAGAGGTAGTAAAaacttcgtgagaatatttttactaaaaaatcaataatcttgcctacaACAATTCCTCCGTAAGAATTAAAATTGAGGTAAGCAAGATTATTGACTTTTAATAATAGTTTACTAAAAATTACTCTTACTCCACTATTTTATTCAGTAGTTactatatattaattttgctccgtgagaatttcaaaattaatataagaataacttagagataaaatatATAGAAGTGATAACAACGATTAGTTAAAAACCATTATTATAGCACAATGTAAAATATAAATAGAAAGTTCCAAACCAAGAATGTATTAAACTGAGAgagtattataatatatatatcaaatttcatcaactatcccaacaaaaaaGGTTACTCCATTATGaagtaagaaaaagaaactagtttagaaatACAAAGAATTGATACAGAGATATTATTTTTCACAAAAGGATAACTATGTAGTTCTTCTCAGCACAAGCCTCTCCCCTTCACAATATAATATGAGTGCCTATTTATAGAAAATGTGTAGCAAAGGTGAGATGATGTTGAAATTTTAGGTCTTGATGTTGTGACTTTAAAGTTACATTCACTCTAGTTTACCACGTGCATTgctgaatcttttttttttctttctttctttttgctctTTTTCCTCCTTGTTTTGCTTGTAGTCTTCTTTCCTCAATTCATTTTTCCTCCGCAAAACTTGTTAGAAAATATAGGAGAATCGAATAtatttattcatgttttatttaaaaatctttaattaTATGTATGAAAATACATGAATAATTTATATTCATCAAATTCCCCCACACTTGAACTTTTACTCGTCCTcgaggaaaaaatattttttttaacaactcTCTTCAAAAATCATTGTTTGCCTTGTGGAGAGAAAATTTATTCAAGATAAGGATTTCATCATTTCCTAAAACGGATTAACTTTTTCAATCTCACAATACATTTACCTTGCTTATGATTCGATCTTTGTTCAGCAAGAACTTGCATTTCTTCTCCCTATGACTCCTAAGAATTGATAAATTTATGGCCACCATCGATAAGAATTGTAAATTATGTAAATTGTCACTAATGTAGTTTAAACactattttttaaaatcttttaGGGCTTTTTCGGTTTGTAATGTTAACCTTCAGGTAAGATAAAAGGAATATTTATAGTCTCTTCTTTTTAGCTATTGAAGCAATATATATTCTGAAATTTTGAAGCAATTTCATCCTCTCTTTTTTTGGAACAATACTTTATGTACAATAGAGATTTTCTCTATATATGAAGAATCTATATGTATACTGCTTCTTTGCCTTTTCTGCCGccatttttttctctctctctcttttttaatAATAAGCTCCATTTTTGAATTTTCAGCTGAATAGAAAAAAATTAGGAAGAAGTAATTACAGATACACGGGTATCTATAATTTACTGGTTTAGATTGTGGTGTGACAAGAAAGAATAGTTTACAGGCTTCAAAGTTGGGTACTAGGGATAAAAAAAAATGGATTGTTTTGGTTGCATTTTCAGGCtaaaaagaagaaatcaaagaaagcctaattcatttttcaaaaattagtgtCAACTATTATTTCGCCTTGACAAATATTCTGAGCAAGTTCTAGTAAAGAATTAATGAATCTAGCTGTTGATGCTCATAACTCTTCTCAATTCCAATGATTTCTTGAGTTGAAGATGCAAATCCTTGCTTTCACAAAATCAGAATAATAAACTTGGAAGTTATGTGATTcaagaagaaaagagttaatattttaaaaatgaagAGATCTTATTTTGTGGATTTAATACCCACAATAAAATAATAATCCATGAAAGAGAATTATATATAAGTATTACTTTATTTACGGAAattgaaaatctttttttttcttttcttttgatttaacTGTTGCACTTGATAGGTACTACCCAAGCATTGAAGAGTGCTTTTTTGCTTAAGCATCCAGCTTTATATCCTGTTTCTTTCTTCAATACTAACCAAAAAAAATCACGTTATCAATATATTAGAATAGCAAAGTCCAAACAAAGTAGCTAAAATTAGGATAAAGTGCATATACTAGTACGACAACTACACTTCAATATTTActaataacaaaatattttacaccagttatacatatatatgtatgtatatatacttttaacaataatacaaaagaaagaagacattaataacaacaaccaacATAGCCTAATACTATATAGGCTAATCAGTAAAAGGCAGGAACTTCCCATATTCTTTCCCCAAAACATTGACCCCCCAACACTTAAAACTTTCATCCTCCTGGATTAAATCTCATTATGAATCTACTCGTTCCTCCTACATCATCGCCACCAAAATAATTCTCCTCTCTTGGTTGTGAAGAACCACATTGTGTAACCGGAACAGGTATCCAATTTTCTGAGAATTCACCTCCCCCTATTCTAGGACTCTTTACCATCTCACTTTGTGAATTTGGTTCCATCATACTTGACCCTCCAACATTGGGTATAGATAGAGGAGTATATCCAGGGAAAATAGTAGCAAGATCAACTAAATTTGACAAATTTCCACTGCCATGATCTGAAATAATTGGTGTTGGGACCGGTGGAGGAGGTGGTGGTTGGTTTTCTATGGGTGGTAGAGGTGGTAATTGTTGTGCCGTAGCTTGTAGTTCTTCAGATGAATAAAATTTTGGAATAGGACATGAAGATGGATCCATAAACTGCAATGGTGAGAATTGAATAAACTCATTGTAATGCAAAAACCAGGCCAATCTCTGCAAAAAGCTTGAATTATCATAAATCATTGAAGagttgtaaatgatatcctgcaTTTGAACATGTCGCATTTGTTTCAAGTCTTCCTTCACTCCATCAGCTTTAACACTCATTTCTTTTTTCAtctcttttacttctttttttatcTCATTAACTTGTTTCTCCATAGGCTCAAATTTTCTAGCCAATAAATCCATAATCTGCCTTATTCCACTTTGAGAAACAAGAGTttgctttctcttttttcttaagaATTCTTCTTCCTCCCCTTCTTTTTTCCTTGGGCCAACAGTTGGATGACTATTCGACCAAAACTTTTTATCAATCATTTTTTCGGAAGCAACTATTGAATTAGGATTAGACTTAATTCCGACACTCTCAAGTAGTTTAGTGATGATAGAAGGAAACCAAAGAGTTCCAACAGATGTATCATACCTACATGCTATGAGTTGTCTATTGATGATGTTGCCTATATCGATAGGCATTTTCAAACAAATAGCATGTAGCAAAGCGAGTTGGTTCAAATAAACATGTGTACCATTGCTATTTGGAGTTAATATGTGACTCAAAAATTTAAGAAGGGGTCTTACCCTGTGCTTGAGGTTTCTTACTTTCAGGATTACTTTGTCACCGGAGGTTTCGAACCCCCAATCTGCTCCAAAATAGTAGAGTGCATCCTCTATTGCATCCAAATGTGGCTTTGGCTGGTCTATGAAGGCTTGAGTCTTGCGATCAGCCACTAGTGGTAGCTTGTTCATCTTCTGAGGTGAAAAGTCCACCCTTATTCCTTTCACAGT
This window encodes:
- the LOC107828006 gene encoding uncharacterized protein LOC107828006 isoform X2, which produces MEGRKTNFTTVKGIRVDFSPQKMNKLPLVADRKTQAFIDQPKPHLDAIEDALYYFGADWGFETSGDKVILKVRNLKHRVRPLLKFLSHILTPNSNGTHVYLNQLALLHAICLKMPIDIGNIINRQLIACRYDTSVGTLWFPSIITKLLESVGIKSNPNSIVASEKMIDKKFWSNSHPTVGPRKKEGEEEEFLRKKRKQTLVSQSGIRQIMDLLARKFEPMEKQVNEIKKEVKEMKKEMSVKADGVKEDLKQMRHVQMQDIIYNSSMIYDNSSFLQRLAWFLHYNEFIQFSPLQFMDPSSCPIPKFYSSEELQATAQQLPPLPPIENQPPPPPPVPTPIISDHGSGNLSNLVDLATIFPGYTPLSIPNVGGSSMMEPNSQSEMVKSPRIGGGEFSENWIPVPVTQCGSSQPREENYFGGDDVGGTSRFIMRFNPGG
- the LOC107828006 gene encoding uncharacterized protein LOC107828006 isoform X3; its protein translation is MGKKTNMLLKLNMEGRKTNFTTVKGIRVDFSPQKMNKLPLVADRKTQAFIDQPKPHLDAIEDALYYFGADWGFETSGDKVILKVRNLKHRFMDPSSCPIPKFYSSEELQATAQQLPPLPPIENQPPPPPPVPTPIISDHGSGNLSNLVDLATIFPGYTPLSIPNVGGSSMMEPNSQSEMVKSPRIGGGEFSENWIPVPVTQCGSSQPREENYFGGDDVGGTSRFIMRFNPGG
- the LOC107828006 gene encoding uncharacterized protein LOC107828006 isoform X1: MGKKTNMLLKLNMEGRKTNFTTVKGIRVDFSPQKMNKLPLVADRKTQAFIDQPKPHLDAIEDALYYFGADWGFETSGDKVILKVRNLKHRVRPLLKFLSHILTPNSNGTHVYLNQLALLHAICLKMPIDIGNIINRQLIACRYDTSVGTLWFPSIITKLLESVGIKSNPNSIVASEKMIDKKFWSNSHPTVGPRKKEGEEEEFLRKKRKQTLVSQSGIRQIMDLLARKFEPMEKQVNEIKKEVKEMKKEMSVKADGVKEDLKQMRHVQMQDIIYNSSMIYDNSSFLQRLAWFLHYNEFIQFSPLQFMDPSSCPIPKFYSSEELQATAQQLPPLPPIENQPPPPPPVPTPIISDHGSGNLSNLVDLATIFPGYTPLSIPNVGGSSMMEPNSQSEMVKSPRIGGGEFSENWIPVPVTQCGSSQPREENYFGGDDVGGTSRFIMRFNPGG